The genomic interval CAGCACCCCCTCAACCGTTTGGCCCAGCAGCGCCGAAAGATACACCGGCATCTGCAGGTCCAGACCGTAGTGCCACTTGACCCAGACAAACGGGTGCTCCCGGGTTTTGTAGTCAAAAATGACCGCCGCCGCTCCCTGCGGTGTTTCCAAGATGTCAATCCGGTCAATCTTGCCGCGAACCTCTATTCCAACCGACGGAAAGCTCAAGGCCGGCAGACCGCTGCTGCCGAACTCCAGCTCCGTGGCCAACGGACGAAGGGCTCCGGCGGCCGTCATCTCTTTGAGGCCCCCGGCCAGCTGAACCAGCTGTTCGATCGCCGTTTGAAGCAGAAACCGCTGATGAGCCGAATGCCGCTGAAAACTCTGGAGAAATTCGCTCTTCTCAATGACCCGCCCGCTCACCTGCCGGACAAGTTGGGCGATCTGCTCGTCTGTCAGCTGCCGCCAATCGAGCCCTTCCTGCCGGACGGTCTTAAACAGCGCATCGAGAACAGAATGATAAAACGAACCCAAATCGACCGGCTCCATCTGCACCAGCCGGCGCTTTTTCAGACGAAGAACATACGAAGCAAAATGCCGGTAGGGGCAGGCGGCAAAAGTTTCCAGCCGGCTGACTGACGTTTTCAGCGGCTCGCCGCCGAGCTGCTCAATCACTTCCGGCTCCAGCCGGGCCTGGTTGCGGTACTCCAGAGCCCGCCGGACCGGTCCGGCCGCCCCGCCGTCCGCCGATTCGAGCAGGGCCGCCGCCGTCCGCCGCACCGCCTCTTCCGCCGTACTGTCGCGACCGAGCACCTGACACAAATACAAGCCCCACTCCGACCTTGTCTGAATCTCCTGCGGCGTCTGCGGTTCCGGAGCGGGTTTGAGCGTCCTGAAGTCTGCAAACATCCGCTCCAGCAGCTCCAGCCCGCTCCAGGGCTGCAAGGGGCTGCCGTTTTCATCCGCCAAAGGCCGCGTCAGAATCAGCCGGCGCTGCGGACGCGTAAGGGCAATATACGCCAGATACCGCCGACGCAGCAGCTGCCGCTGGAGCGGCTCTGCGAAATCCGGCTCAAATCTCTCCAGTACGGCCCGGTCATCGCGGCTGAAAAATCCCTCCGACTCCAGCGGCACAGGAAACTGCTTTTGCGTTGCCCCCAGCAGAAACACCGCCTCCACCTCCGGATGGCGGCTCCGTTCAATCTGTCCGATGAGCACCTGGTCCAGCGTCGGCGGGATGAGTTTGACCGTCAGGGTGCTCAGCGCCGACTCCAGCAGCCGCAGATAGGTCTGCGCCGGATGCCGCCGTCCCTGATACACAATGCACAGTTCATCCAGAACCTGCACCAGTTTTTCCCACATCTGCCGATGGCCGTACCGCTGGTCCGATGGGTCCTCCTGCGCCCATTCGGCCAACACCCTGCGGACACCGACGGCCTCCAAAAACTCCCAGAGCGCCCCGACAAACTCCTGCGGCTCCAAGGAATCCCCCTGCCGGATTTTCAGCCGCTCGCGCAGCTCCCCCAGCGGTTCGGCAATTCGACGCCGCAGCCGGTCAATCCACTTTTCATTAAAACCATCCTGCGGGTCGGCAAACTGCCAGGGCTCTGATTGAAACCAATCTTCCCCTTCAATTCCGCAGGCCCGGCAGTAGTTGTCCAGCCAGTCGGCCTCCTGCTCGGTCAAACCCGTCAGGGCTGTCTTCAGATACGCCGTCATATCCGGCAGGCGGAACTGGAAGCAGACCGCCCGCAGGGCATTGTCCAGCAGCTCGGCGGCCGGATGCGTCCGAAGCGGTCGCGGCTGGTCAAGAAAGTACGGAATCTCGAGCCGCTCAAAGGCCCAGACGAGCAGATGCTGATACGAGGCCATGTCCGGCACGACGACGGCAATCTGCCGATAGCGAAGATTTTCCTGCCGGACCAGCCGGCGGATTTCGCGGGCTGTCCACAGACACTCGCCGCGCACATCCGGCAGGGCCGCCGAGACCACCGCCCCGCCGGATGAAGGCAGAGTCGGCGGCCATTCCTCGGCAAAGTGCCCCTCCAAAAACGCCAGCGCCGGCGCTTGAACCCACCGCCGCGGCCGCTCCAGCACAATCGGCACCTGCATCGGCAGTCCCGCCCGGCGAATCTGCTCACAGAGCCGCTGGTAAGTCCGCTCCGTCGGGGCAAAGATGCTGAAGGGGTCCGGCGGACCGTTCAAGGCCGAAGGGTCCAGACACAGCGCAATCTGCGAGTGTGCACAGACCTTCAGCAACTCCAGCAGCACCGCTTCCTCGCGGGCGGTAAACCCGGAAAAACCGTCCACCCACAGACGAGCCCCTTTCAGAAAGTCCGCTTCTGCAATCCGCCGGCTGACCTGCCGGAAAAGATGTTCCGCATCGTAAAAATCCTGATGGGCCTCCAGAAACTCCTGATAGGCCCCCAGCAGAACGGCCAGGTCTTTGAGTTTGGCGTCGGTTCGAGAGCTGCCGGCCGAAGCGGCCAGTTCGCGGGCCATTTCCTCCAGCCGCTGCGGGGTCATCCGAGCACGGTACAGCTGAGCCAGCACGTCGGCCATTTGGCCGGCCGAGCCGGAAAGGTCGTCGTCCGAACCGAGCAGCTCCAGCCGCCCCCGGCAGTCGGCCAGAAGCCGCCGGACAATCATCTGTCGGCCGACGCGGCTGAGCTCCCAGCGCCCGCCGACGGGAGAAAGCCAGTACCCCAGCCGCTGAAACGACAAAATACGCAGACGGTGGTATCCTTCGATGCCCGACAGCGAGAGCATCGCCTGTTCCATCTGGTAGGTGGCCTGCTCGGGCACCAGCAGAAGCAGCGGCTGCGGCTCGTCGCGGCGCAGGGCCTCCGCCGCGGCCTCCAGACAC from Anaerohalosphaeraceae bacterium carries:
- a CDS encoding PD-(D/E)XK nuclease family protein; protein product: MAVQFILGRAGTGKTRLCLEAAAEALRRDEPQPLLLLVPEQATYQMEQAMLSLSGIEGYHRLRILSFQRLGYWLSPVGGRWELSRVGRQMIVRRLLADCRGRLELLGSDDDLSGSAGQMADVLAQLYRARMTPQRLEEMARELAASAGSSRTDAKLKDLAVLLGAYQEFLEAHQDFYDAEHLFRQVSRRIAEADFLKGARLWVDGFSGFTAREEAVLLELLKVCAHSQIALCLDPSALNGPPDPFSIFAPTERTYQRLCEQIRRAGLPMQVPIVLERPRRWVQAPALAFLEGHFAEEWPPTLPSSGGAVVSAALPDVRGECLWTAREIRRLVRQENLRYRQIAVVVPDMASYQHLLVWAFERLEIPYFLDQPRPLRTHPAAELLDNALRAVCFQFRLPDMTAYLKTALTGLTEQEADWLDNYCRACGIEGEDWFQSEPWQFADPQDGFNEKWIDRLRRRIAEPLGELRERLKIRQGDSLEPQEFVGALWEFLEAVGVRRVLAEWAQEDPSDQRYGHRQMWEKLVQVLDELCIVYQGRRHPAQTYLRLLESALSTLTVKLIPPTLDQVLIGQIERSRHPEVEAVFLLGATQKQFPVPLESEGFFSRDDRAVLERFEPDFAEPLQRQLLRRRYLAYIALTRPQRRLILTRPLADENGSPLQPWSGLELLERMFADFRTLKPAPEPQTPQEIQTRSEWGLYLCQVLGRDSTAEEAVRRTAAALLESADGGAAGPVRRALEYRNQARLEPEVIEQLGGEPLKTSVSRLETFAACPYRHFASYVLRLKKRRLVQMEPVDLGSFYHSVLDALFKTVRQEGLDWRQLTDEQIAQLVRQVSGRVIEKSEFLQSFQRHSAHQRFLLQTAIEQLVQLAGGLKEMTAAGALRPLATELEFGSSGLPALSFPSVGIEVRGKIDRIDILETPQGAAAVIFDYKTREHPFVWVKWHYGLDLQMPVYLSALLGQTVEGVLIAQAAGAFYIPIQHSIERTELTKIEEPAGFSFKAKGFFNGHFAEYLDTQASKRSAYYNFAFRTKDRQPYSDFGRSGVLYPEQFERLLAASQRKVQQIAEQIRRGEIAAAPYRLGRKSPCSECDFQSVCKFDWEINRYRTLSPMRKEDVLAALEEGANG